GGGctcccccgccctccccgcccACAAGCCCCTTTCTATGACCTCAACCTCATGGAATGATAGGATAAAAGGACTCTGGTGGAACCAAAACATATTGTTATTAACAAGCcttcttttttaattaagagGTTCCAAACCAAACAGTACCAGCATCAGCGGAATGGTGTGGGAGGAGGCGTGGAAAAAGGAAATCATTCCAGGCTCATTGCCAAGACATCAAAATAGCTTTTCACATTTGGTCTCATCATTAGACTGAGTCTCCTGAGCACTAAAGATTCTTGAGAGCCCACCCAGACTCTCATCAGAGTGACCGCACTTCCTGTTCCGAAGAGCCCACAGCCAGGTGTGCTTGGCCTGCTCTCCAGCCAGCATCAGCCACACTTTACGGCTGCAGGCTCCGCCCTTTACTCTGCAAAATGAGAACTAACAAGCGATTGCTTGATACCCATCAGCATCCTCTGTCAAAGTAAACACAAGACTCTATACTGAAtgaacattttttcttctttttttagttaattaattaatttatttttggctgcgttgggtcttcgttgctgcgcgtgggctttctctagttgcggcgagcgggggctgctcttcgttgcggtgcgcgggcttctcattgcagtggcttctcgttgcagagcacagactctaggcacgcaggcttcagtagttgtggcacataggctctagagggcaggctcagtagttgtggcgcacgggcttagttgctccgcggcatgtgggatcttcctgggccagggctcgagcccgtgttccctgcgttagcaggtggattcttaaccactgtgccaccagagaagtccctgaacATCTTTTAATTGTTAATTTCTTGATTGTGGGCAGTGCAGTGAGGTACGAAGTAgactatatgttttattttatggactgagaataaataaatattccaatTCTGTTTCTACAGGCAATGGCAGAAGATAAAAGTGATGACTGGTTTGCTGCACGAAATAAACCAAAGGCTTCAGGTTAACCGAAGACATCATGTGGAACAAGCATTAGTGATTCCTGTCGAACACCTGTGAGGCCTGATGTGTGCATTATGTGACAAATGTTCTCACAACTTGGTGGTTTCCTGTATAGGCAGAGAGGCTGGGTGGTGAAGATTTGTGTATTTTAATCTTTGAGAGCTCtgatatattttagaaagaaaatcctTTCATTATCAGTCCATTTAGAGGAGAACTCGTGCTGTCATCTATGCCATCCCTGGAACGGTACATTTTGTGTGTAACTGTATTAGATTAGTAATACATTCTTCTGAAGCCTGGAACAGCTGTATTGAACAGGACCTTTGGTTGGGGATCGAGGGAATTTTGATAAGTATGTAGATTTAATGAGAACAAATAAACCCAAATCAATTGCTTACAGCAGGAGTACTTCCAGTACCTGGTGACAGTATGCTGTTCTAATGTCTTACTCTGGCAGGCCTTGACCaatgaaaacttttaaagaaattttgtgCCTTGAACCAAAAGACTTGGTTAACGTTCCCACAttctttgctttaaatttttgAGTAGCCAGAGCGAACAGACAAAAGGATCTAATGTGTTATGTTGCTACACACCTGGCTCTGTgctagtttctctctctctctctctctctctatatatatatatatattttttttttctctttcttttaatccTCGTAAGAAGAGACCATGTTAGATTTTTAGTGATGGATTAGATGATTTCTTCAgcatgaaaatcttttttttaatattttcttgttttctatttgATTCTGCAGAACAAATCAATTTTAATCACTGGAAATAGAATTAAGTTGGGCATAGTTATTATGAAATGTTTTTTGAAATTATGCTTCTGAAATCAAGCTGTTACAACCAACctgtaaaactcattatttaaaGTGGTGGCCAGGTTCAAACTATAGGGAAGAAACTGATGAAATTGGAAAGGATTGACTCAGAAGATACCAGTTCCTGTACAATATACATGAAATTACTTGTAAATCATAGCCTCTGCTGTTCTCCCTTGCTGGCAGGGTAGGGTATGGAAATTTCAGAGTGAGTTTCAGCTCACCTTCTGATAGGGCTATCTTACCTTCACTGAGAGGAAAAAATTCTTTCCCAGCTCCACAGCACTTTTCATTCCACTTAAATTATCTTAGGGAAGCAATTGTGAGTTTCAAAGCAAATCAAGCTATGTTCCTCCTCTAGACAGttggttcacttttttttttctatgcatgGGGAAATTATTATATGAATTTTGAATAATCAAGTAAATGCCTCTGTCTTCTTTAGACTATGATTTGTTAATTCTCAgattttctaattaattaattagattaTTAATTCTTGATGTTTATCTCTGGTAATACTGAAAAGAAactgtacttttcttttctcctgaaaaGAAACTGTACTTCCCCCACTGTATTAGGCTGTTGTGATGtggcctttgttttttttttggccgtgctgcacagcatgtgggatcttagttccctgaccggggattgaacactcgccccctgcattgcagggcggagtcttaaccactagaccgccagggaagtccctgatgtggCCTTCTAAGTTTGTTACAGTAAAATAAGTGGTTTATGTAAGTACTAAACACATGTCAGATTCCTCTTTATCTGTTTATCTTATGTTGCAACATACCCCCAATTTTTCTCTTAAATGTACAGCTATACATGAGAGAACTGAATGCTGTTTATCTACCTGGGACATTTTAGCTTCATGATATCAGCCcccttttatttctctcattgcctgtcatttttcctttgttgcagtctttaatattttattcatcctAAAACCATTTACTGTACCACTTTGGCCTTTTATCAAGCAATCCAAAAGTTTACCTCTGCACAGGGCAGCTAGTAATTTTAAACCAAAAGTTACTACTTTCCCATCTCTGGGAATGGTATAATCAGCTACAAAACAAGGTTTAAAGATAGTTTTGCCCAAGGTGGTGTTTTTAAGCAGATGAAGTTGCGAAGTTCCTCAGTTTCTCCAGAGTTGTGTTTTCAGAGTAGTCAGTTTGTTTTTCGACTTGAGGGGTTGTGGTCCTAGCATATTAAGTTGAAGTTCAAATATCTCTTGGGTTTAAATCCAGAGAGATTTAGAATGCCTGTGTTGTGGAGTTCTAGGTTAGCCTGGAAAGTTAGTATGAAATCCATGTTTGTCTGACATCTGAGTGGAATTATTAAAGCCAGGGACATTTAGTGCTCCTAGATGTGACTTTCTGCCCATCTCACCTGTCCCACAATGTCCTTGTGATTCGGAGAGTTTCAGGAGGACTCCCCGTCGGCCACTGAAATTTATGGTTAAGAGTTGATGGGAAGAGACCCGCTGCGGGGGAGGAAGCCTCTCAGGGAGCGGTGAGTCCATGCGGGTTAGTGGGCAGCCTGGGTAGGGGCATTCAGTGAGGGTGAACTGTGGCGGGGGTGTGAGGAATCGGGGATTACTGGGTGCGGGAGAATGCGGGGCCAGGGACGGAGCTAATAGGTAGGACAGACTGGGGCCCAGGAAGCAGGGAACTGCCGAGACGCGCGGCCGAGCGGAgcctgggctgggagggggcgGTCGTTTGGGGCCTGGGccccggggagagggaggggcggGGCACGCTGTGGGATGGAGGCGCGGCTACCTGCCTGTTGCCTAGTTAGAGGCCTCGAGCTGATAGGGGGAGCTGTGGGCCTGGCGGTCCCGACGCCGCGGGCGCTTAGGCGGGACCGCGCGTGCGCGCAGAGCGGCGGAGGTATACTGGGGTCCGCGCAGAGCCCGAGCTGAGACTGAGGACGGGGGCCGAGGCGCCGCCCATTGTCCCGCCCCCCGGGGCCGCCCATTGTGCCGTGACGCTTGCACCACCCTCGCGGCCTGGCGGGGGAGGGGCGACCCGCGCCGCAGCCAGCGTCGCCGCCATGGATCTAGGTGGGTGTTCGGCTCCCCTCGGCTCGCGTGGGCCGCGTTCCGCAACCGGCGACCAGGCAGTGCTGAGCGGGCCCGGGCTGAGGGAGACCTCCGGGACGGGGAGGGTGTTGGGAGGGCGGGGGTGTCCTGGAGACCGGGGGTCGGGGGGGGCCGGGCTCTAGCCCGCCGCCGTTTCGCTCGCCTCTTGTCGGCTCCAGGCCCCTTTCCACGTGAAGAGGCCAGCGGATGTGAAGTTAGCGTTCGCGAGAGTGGACAGGTTCGGGCACGTGCTTTGGAAAAGGCCGGGCTCCGGCGGCGCCCCGGGGAATCCCGTATCCCCAACGATCTCATTTATTGAACGTCTACTAAGTTCTTGAGCAAGCGTCTGACGCTCTTGAGGTCCTCGTGGATAAACGGGGATGATAATACCGTATCAGCCTCACAGTTTGGGGGAGTTTTCACTGAGGTCACGTGTGTACAGTGTCGAGTCCGGTGCCTTGGGCAGGGCTAGCGTTCTTCAGACCAGCAGTTGTGGGCACGGGTTGCAGCAGCCGAGGTGGCACGTGCGTCTTGATTCTCCAGATGCCAGGtctgggagaagggaggggagagctgGTATAAATCGGCGGCTCCTTGCCCAGCCTCCCCCGCTGCTGGATGTGCTCTTAAGGGCATAAGACCAAGAGGCTGTTCTGGGACAGCTGGGGTGAGGCTCCCCAAGATGTGCCAGTATTAGTAGGCTGTTGAGAAATGTTCTGGTCCCTGTCCCCAGCCAGCTCGTCCGTGGTGGAAGGGTAGAGTTGGAAGAGTTTGGAGCCCTGCAGCTGTGGTGATCTCTGTCCCAGCCCACCGCTTTGTAGTTCTTACAACCTGAGCAAATTGTTTGAGTCTTAATGTTTCCATCTCTAAAACAGGAATGGTCCTCAAAAGGTTGATCTGACGATGAAAAGATACACATACcaactagcacagtgcctggtacagagtaagCGCTTAAACATAAGGAGCGGGCACTCACAAGCGCCAGTTAACCATTCGTGATAAAACGCTTGGGATTCGCCCAGCCATTAACTGCTTCTGGGACTTACTCCTTCAGGTGTCATGAGTATATACTTACTGTCTCTGGAAGGTGGGTCTCGGGGGCCAAACATCTCAGCTGAGCAGGTAGAGCAATCAAATTAAATGTACAGAGTCAGAAGGGAGCCTTTTGGGGGGCCCGGGGAGAGCAGCCTGAACCAGACAGAAGGGCCAGAACCCCCAGGGAGACCTCTCAGCAACCTGGCTCTTCCTGGGAGTCTGCCTCAGCCACTGGGCACCAGGATGGATCGCCTTCACCAGTGGGTTGCACAGGAGTGCTGTTCCCGAGGAAGGGGCAGGAGAGTCTCCTGGCCCATGAAAATGGGGAAATTGTGTTCTTGGGGGCCTGAGGGACTGAGGAAGGGGCCCTGGGAAAAGGGAGAGGAGTCAGGAACATTGAAGAGTGAGCAATGTTTGTACGATGATTTAGTTTCTGGGCCAAAGGAAATATACCTAAGAAAGACCTGTGTCCTGTTTCTGAGCTGGAGAATAGGGACGAGATTCTGGTCCTGGCAACAGTGGAAAGGTTTGGGAGAACCAGCGTTTATCGAGCACTTAGGCTCTTTGTAGCCTGATtcttaattgttatatcttactTAACCCTCAACAGCCCTGGGAGATGGGATTGGAAGCCAACAGTGGGTGTGGACCCAATGCCAAGGGCTTGACTGTATGTATTAGTTGATCCTGACGGTCATAATGTGAAGTCTGTATTATCCCCACGTATGCAGAACGGAAGTTCAGAGAAGTAATCTGTCCAAGATCACACCACTTTTAAATGGCTGAGCTAGGATTTAAACCCATGTCTAATTAAACATCCCAAGATGCCCTCCTTGCTAAGTCTATGTCAACTCAGGGCTCACTGAAGAAGGACTTTTCTGAATCTagtacagaatttttttctatctACTTCTTGGCTTCTACCAGAGAACCAGGACCATTAGTAGCTTATTCTCTTTGATGGAAAGAGCTGTGGGAATTGAACTGTTTCCCCAAAAGGCAGAACGTTTGAAATCTGTTTCCAAGACAAggctttaagagaaaaaagagaagcagGGCTTGTCTGAGTGCTGCTGTGCAGGCAGTCCTGGTCCATGCCCTTCCTAGTCTGTATCGTTACTTAGAAGCTCAATTGTCAAGTCCTGCCGTCTGTACTTGGTGGCCGCTGTAGTTTGGTACTGCCCTTgcgctctttctccttctctctctcagccAGCCCTTCTTCCCCAAATCTTCTGCGGGCCCATCCTTTGCTGGAGGGCCTTGCCTCTGGGCAGGCTCCTCCCTGAGTCACATTTCAAGGTTGACTTTCCTCCTGAGCTTCAGCCCCGTGTTTCCATTGCTGGAGGACGTTTCTACCTTAATGTTCTACCTCAAACTCCAAATGACCAAAACGTATCAGTGTTCCTTCCAAGCACATCTCTCGTCTTCCCTGTTTGCAGTAGTGCCCATTGTCTTCCCAGTTCCAGGCTAGAGAGCTTGGGAGTCCTTTTTTATTCCTCAGGTTAATCCTTTGACTTCAGCTCTGCAGCAGGTCCTAGAACCATCCCTTCTTCCCCCTCTCCCACTGATTTCATTCAGAACCCTTTTCATCTCTAACCCTAATAATGATAGCCCGCTGACCAACTGCTGCCTCTCCCTCTAACCTCTGCTTGCTGTTCTGAAAATTTTTCACCACATTCTATCCTATTGGACTTCTGTCTGTGCAGGACCTTTGAATATCTGTGAAGAAATGACTGTTCTGCATGGGGGCTTCTTGCTGGCCGAGCAGCTGTTCCGCCCCAAAACACTGGCAGAATTGACCAAGTCTGACTGGGAGCATGTCGGGCAGCCGATTGTGGAGGCCCTGAGGGAGATCTCCTCTGCCGCCGCCTGCTCCCAGCCCTTCGCCTGGAAGAAGAAAGCTCTGATCATCATCTGGGCCAAGGCTCTGCAGCCCTACCCTATCACACCTTCTGACACTGAAACCCTGTGGCAGGAAGATGTGTTCTTCTCCGTGGGCAACATGATTCCCACCATCAATCACACGGTGCTCTTTGAGCTGCTCAAGTCCCTGGAAGCTTCCGGACTCTTTATCCAGCTCCTGATGGCCTTGCCCACCACTGTCTGCCGTGCAGAACTAGAGCGCTTTCTGGAGCACATGACTATCGACACTTCTTCAAAGGATGTGGCCTTCTTCCTCGACGTCTGGTGGGAAATGATGAAGCACAAGGGCAATCAGCAGGACCCCCTGCTCTCCCAGTTCCGGACAATGGCCCATAAGTACCTGTCCTCTTCAGATGAGTTCTCCCACCCTCCAAAGAGGTTTAAGTCTGACCCGGATGTGTGTCCTACCATGCCGCTGCTGGCCATGCTGCTCACTGGGCTGAAGCAAATCCAGGATAGGATCCGGTGCCCTGGGATGAGGTGCTGCGCCTTGGCCAACTTGGCTGACATGCTGACCGTGTTTGCACTGATGGAGGACGACCCCCAGGAAGTGTCCGCCACTGTGTATCTAGACAAACTGGCCACGGTGATCTCCGTGTGGAACTCGGACACCCAGAACCCATATCACCAGCAGGCACTGGCAGAGAAGGTGAAGGAGGCAGAGCGGGACATCAGCCTGACCTCACTGGCCAGGCTGCCGAGCGAGACGATCCTTGTGGGGTTCGAGTCCCTGCACAGCCTGCTGCGGGAGTGGCGGGAGGAGCTGCAGGCCACGCTCAGCGGCAGCCAGGGGACGAGCTACGACAGCTACCGGCTGTGCGACAGCCTGACCTCCTTCAGCCAGCACCTGAAGCTCTACCTGGACACCACTAGCCTGTCCAAGGAAGAGAGGCAGGTGGCCTCTGAGCTGGCGGAGTGCGTGGGGGACTTCCTGAGGGACACGAACAGGGTGCTGAAGAACAAGGGCTTCGAGAAGGACATCACTGCCTCCATCGCCATGGCCATCATCGAGCAGAAGATGGACCGGCACATGGAAATGTGCTACATTTTCGCTTCTGAGAGGAAGTGGGCCTTCTCGGATGAGTGGCTGGCCTGCCTGGCCAACAGCCGGGCTCTCTTCCGGGAGCCTGGCCTGGTGTTAAAGCTGCTGGAAGCAGTGATGGACGTCAGCGCGACAGACAGGGCTGTCCTCAGACCCCAGATCAAACAGGTCATCAACTTGATCCTGGAGTGTCATGCACACCTCTCGCTGCCAGATAAAAATAAAGTCCTCTCGGGCGTCCTGCTCTCCTGGGGGCGCAAGGGCCTCTCTGAGAAGTTGTTGGGTCACTTGGAGGGGTTTCAGGAAGACCTCAACACGACTTTTAACCAGCTCGCGCAGAGCGCTTCTGAACAGGGCTTGGCCAAGGCCATCGCTTCTGTGGCCCGCCTAGTCATTCTGCACCCAGAGAGCACGGTGAAGAAAGTGTGCAGCATGGCCGTGGTCAACCTTGGCACCCACAGGTTCCTGGCTCAGATTCTCACCGCCTTCCCCGCCCTCAGGTTCACGGAAGAGCAGGGTCCAAATCCCTCCACCACGTTCGTGGTGTCCTGCCTCAAAGAAACAGTCTGGACAAAGTTCTCTACACCCAGGGAAGAGAAGCAGTTTCTGGAGCTCCTGAGATGCCTGGTGAGTCCTGTGAAGCCCCAAGGGATTCCAGTCGCTGCTCTTCTCGAGCCAGATGAGGTGCTAAAGGAATTCGTCCTGCCTTTCCTGATGCTCGATGTCAAAGAGGTGGACCTCAGTCTGAGGATCTTCATCCAGACTCTGGAAGCAAACACGTGTCTAGAGGAATACTGGCTGCAGACCTGCTCTCCGTTCCCACTCATCTTCAGCCTGTGCCAGCTCCTGGATGGCTTCAGCAGATACTGGCAGCTCCCCAGGGAGAAGCGCTGCCTCTCCCTGGACGGGAAGGACCTGGTGATCCACATCCTGGAGCGCCTCTGTGAGGTGGTGTCGGCTAACGCCGAGAACTTCTCCCCGGACACCTGGGTCAAGTCCCTGTCCTGGCTCCACCGGAAGCTGGAGCTGCTGGACTGGACTGTGGGCCTGAGGCTGCAGAGCTTCTTTGGGGGCCACTTCAAGTGTGAGGTGCCAACCACGCTCTTCGAGATCTGTAAGCTTTCTGAGGACAAGTGGACCTGCCAGGCCCACCCCAGGTATGGGCCCGGCACGGGCCTCCTGGCCTGGATGGAGTGCTCCTCCATCTCCAGTGGCATCTCTGAGCAGATGCTCGCCCTGCTGGTGGTGGATGTGGGCAACCCTGAGGAGGTCAGGTTGTTCAGCAAGGGCTTCCTGGTGGCCCTGGTGCAGCTCATGCCGTGGTGCAGCCCCCAGGAGTGGCAGTGCCTTCACCAGCTGACCAGGAGACTGTTGGAGACGCAGCTCCTGCATGTCCCCTACAGCCTGGAGTATATTCAGTTTGTCCCTCTGCTCAACCTGAAGCCCTTTGCCCAGGAGCTCCAACTCTCCGTACTCTTGCTGAGAGCTTTCCAGTTTCTCTGCAGCCAGAGTTGCCATGACTGGCTCCCTGTGGAAGGCTGGAGCCATGTGGTCAAGCTCCTCTGCAACAGCCTGACGAACCTCCTGGACTCCGTTCGGTTGACACAGTCAGTTGGCCCTTGGGCCCAAGGACAAGAGCAGGACCTGACCCAGGAAACCCTGTTTTTTTACACCCAGGTGTTCTGTCACGTTCTGCACATCATGGCCATGCTCCACCAGGAGGTGTGTGAACCACTGTATGTTTTGGCCTTGGAGATCCTCACCTGCTACGAAACCCTGAGCAAGACCAACCCTTCGGTCAGCTCCTTGCTCCAGAAAGTAAATGAGCAGCACTTCTTAAAGTCCATCGCTGAGAACGTTAGCCCCGAGGAGCGGCGCCAGACCCTCCTGCAGAAGATCAGCAACTTCTGACCTTCGTGGGTCAGAAAACAGCTGGGCCTCAACTTGGCCGGGTCTACGGGGGCTACAGCTGAAAAACACAAATGTTTCGGTTATGTGAAATTGTACACAAGCCCAAAAATCTGACAACACTGTAAAGAAAATAGTTTCTTAGGTATTTGTAACATACAAATTGtaataaaattctcttttaagTTTTATCTTGCCTCTTTTGAGACTTTCTTATCAATAGTCTAGGCTCATCAGTACACTCTGAAATTGGGCTCAGCCGGTCTTGAAGATCAAGTCAAGCCGGGAGGAACACGTTCATCACTGGACTTCTCCACCCTAGAATTTGGCAAATAAGTCTAAAGGTGAAACCACCCAAGTGGACAGATTACAAGGTACGTGTGTTCTGTTGCACTGAAACTCTCTTTAAGAGTCATTTCGCAGTATCTTGGAAAGGGCAGGAACTAGGAAAAGGACTCTTTTCTGCTACCAATTGGCCATGTGATTTGTGTGCCCACAAGGCCTGCAACCAGTGTAAAAGGAGAGGGTTGGACCAAGAACATTAAATGTTGGGTGGGCGGGAGGGAGGTCAGTGACCTCAGGAAAATGGGTCTCTTCTGAATCGAGGACTTCTGCCCCACAGTGTTAACTCTGTCCATTCAGTGCATCTCAAAGGGGCTGTGCTGATACTGTCTGGTAACCACAGCAGAGATGTGTTTAAAGGATGGGTGTAATTATCTTCTGTCTGGGTGGGTTGTCgtgggttggttggtttgtttttctgtttgctttattTATCTATTGGGTCTTAGTGTGGCAAGTGGGCTCCTTAGTCGTGACTCGCCGGctgttttagttgcggcatgcgaactcagttgtgacatgcatgtgggatctagatccctggccagggatcgaacccgggccccctgcactgggagcatggcgtcttaaccaccgcaccaccagggaagttccggtTGTCACCGTTTTGAAGAACATGTGGGAGCAGGGAATGGTGTGTGCAAATGCGTGCCCAGGATATATTCCAGAACCATGAGGACTCGTTAGTGAAGTGTTTAATtgggaggcaaggaaggacagCTCCATACCCCCCATCACAGTAAGGCAGTATTCAAGTTCCCTCCCCGCCACCTAAAGTGGGCTGGCTCTGTCTGCGGCCTACAATTGGGTTTCCAGCCTCCTGACTCCTAGTTGGGATTCACctgggaagagaagaaagggcCTAAAGTTACGTGACTGCTGGGCTAGAACTCTAGAACTCTGCAGTGTACTCTTGGCACCGTGAATTACAGAAACATGTTAGAGTGAGGTATGAGCTAGGCTCTGCTGGAGGCTGAACGCATTCACACACCCCCTTCCCCTGCAACAGCCCACCTCTGCCAGTTACACGGAGAAGAACACAGAACAGAAACAGTAGCACACAGCGGCCATTCAAGTTGGTCACAGGACAGGTCTTACCAGAAGTCGGCATGGATATATTTCACAAATGAGAATAAGTTCAAAAATATTAGTGCAATTTAGTCACCACAGGGGTGATTTATAAAGATATACTGATAGTAAACAaaacggtaaaaaaaaaaaaattaacagcattttgttttttaaatggcacCCATGAAAGACTGAAATAGTCAAAATATGAGACACTGTTACACACTCAGTACTTTAAAAGTTCACAGACAACAGTGAATTAAAAGgcacttttaaaaatctagtttttCACTACTGCTTGGGAAAAAACTTCATGGTAGCAGTTTCTAAAACCCATCCTTGTCGTTCAGGAACAATTAGTGTTGGCACCAGAGGATCCTATTTGTAAATGGTGGGTGAAGGAGTCAGTCCACAGAACATAATTTGGCCAGGGCTGACTTCCACTCTTGCTCTCCAGCCTTCTGTGGCTAAATGGCAGTTAAGTCAGATAGGAACAGACTTTGGACCACAAGCTCTGGCTTATCAGGAGGCAGTCTAGATGAGAGATCTCATGGTTTCGAATACAGCAGTCCGTTCTGCTTCATAGGAAAAGGACAATGTCAAGGAGTGGGGTTACCCAGAGAATAGCTCGGTAGCCATCATTTCACTTTACCCCTATAGTTTTTAATAAGAGCATCCTGTGTATGTGGATATGGGGAAAGCTGGGATTGAGGGACATGCTAAAAAGGGAATAGTATCTGTGACTGTTGACAGCAAGCTCACAAGTTTGACACTGGTCTAGCCAAGTCAGCCTGCAGAGGTGCTGACCTGTTGGCCTTCCTACCTACTCAGGTGCTTCAGGTTCCCATCCCTGCCACCTACCCGACCCCGCCAGTGAGACTTCTGACCAGACGTCGGTAGACAGGAGAATTCAATGTTGGCACATGGATGAAAGGATGAGGCAAAGGACCAACAGGTTATCtagtaaacaataaaaaaactACCTACCCACAACGATTTTCCCAGGCCAACATCACAAGAACCAAGTCATCACTTGCTTCTGCTGGCCCAGTATGTGTGGACACACCCTGAGTGGCTGGAAAGGTGGGGAGCCGCCAATACGAAGAGCAGGCAGGTGCCCAGCTCCTTATCTCCTTGGTCCACCTATCTCCACACCCCGTGCTTCTACCTCCAGAGCCCTTGAGATAAGACCCAGGGAAGGATCCTTGGGCTTCGCATTAAAACCACCTTGCTGCCAGTGGAGGTCTGAGGGGATCCAATAGTTGTTACTAAGAAAAAAGTGCTTTTGCAAAAGGGGCAGGTTAGAAGCGGGAGGTGATTGATAGGAATATTCTTTAGAAAAACTCAAATCCCTCTGCTTATCAATACCCAAAAGGCTGAGGCCACCCAGGGCACAATCTGCAGTTTGGTCCACGGGAATACTGAGAGGAGGAGGCGCCCTCACTGCCTGACTCATGGAGCAATTAACCATCCTTTTTGGCTGGGGGAGCATCAAAGAGCCGGGCTGCCTTCTTGCACAGCAGAGAGAACCAGTAGATCTGGGGAGCGACGAGGAAGGCGTTGGCCACATTGCAGTAGAAAGGAATGTGGAACGGCACTTGGAGCAGGCGCAGTCCCTGCTGCTGGCCATAGGACCAGTACATGAAGGGGAAAAGGAGGATCCGACATAAGAAGAAGGTGGTCAGCGTGAGGATTCCGTTCACCTTGTACAGCAGGGTGTGCTGCTGCTTTAGCTGcaaaagagggaaggagaacacAGGATCACTTTCAGGGAATGACTAGCCTGAGTCCCACAACGGACAGGCCAAGCGTCTCCTCTTCCGACACTTGTAGAAAAGATGATTGAACA
This is a stretch of genomic DNA from Eschrichtius robustus isolate mEscRob2 chromosome 20, mEscRob2.pri, whole genome shotgun sequence. It encodes these proteins:
- the GEMIN4 gene encoding gem-associated protein 4 isoform X1, with product MDLGPLNICEEMTVLHGGFLLAEQLFRPKTLAELTKSDWEHVGQPIVEALREISSAAACSQPFAWKKKALIIIWAKALQPYPITPSDTETLWQEDVFFSVGNMIPTINHTVLFELLKSLEASGLFIQLLMALPTTVCRAELERFLEHMTIDTSSKDVAFFLDVWWEMMKHKGNQQDPLLSQFRTMAHKYLSSSDEFSHPPKRFKSDPDVCPTMPLLAMLLTGLKQIQDRIRCPGMRCCALANLADMLTVFALMEDDPQEVSATVYLDKLATVISVWNSDTQNPYHQQALAEKVKEAERDISLTSLARLPSETILVGFESLHSLLREWREELQATLSGSQGTSYDSYRLCDSLTSFSQHLKLYLDTTSLSKEERQVASELAECVGDFLRDTNRVLKNKGFEKDITASIAMAIIEQKMDRHMEMCYIFASERKWAFSDEWLACLANSRALFREPGLVLKLLEAVMDVSATDRAVLRPQIKQVINLILECHAHLSLPDKNKVLSGVLLSWGRKGLSEKLLGHLEGFQEDLNTTFNQLAQSASEQGLAKAIASVARLVILHPESTVKKVCSMAVVNLGTHRFLAQILTAFPALRFTEEQGPNPSTTFVVSCLKETVWTKFSTPREEKQFLELLRCLVSPVKPQGIPVAALLEPDEVLKEFVLPFLMLDVKEVDLSLRIFIQTLEANTCLEEYWLQTCSPFPLIFSLCQLLDGFSRYWQLPREKRCLSLDGKDLVIHILERLCEVVSANAENFSPDTWVKSLSWLHRKLELLDWTVGLRLQSFFGGHFKCEVPTTLFEICKLSEDKWTCQAHPRYGPGTGLLAWMECSSISSGISEQMLALLVVDVGNPEEVRLFSKGFLVALVQLMPWCSPQEWQCLHQLTRRLLETQLLHVPYSLEYIQFVPLLNLKPFAQELQLSVLLLRAFQFLCSQSCHDWLPVEGWSHVVKLLCNSLTNLLDSVRLTQSVGPWAQGQEQDLTQETLFFYTQVFCHVLHIMAMLHQEVCEPLYVLALEILTCYETLSKTNPSVSSLLQKVNEQHFLKSIAENVSPEERRQTLLQKISNF
- the GEMIN4 gene encoding gem-associated protein 4 isoform X2, with the protein product MTVLHGGFLLAEQLFRPKTLAELTKSDWEHVGQPIVEALREISSAAACSQPFAWKKKALIIIWAKALQPYPITPSDTETLWQEDVFFSVGNMIPTINHTVLFELLKSLEASGLFIQLLMALPTTVCRAELERFLEHMTIDTSSKDVAFFLDVWWEMMKHKGNQQDPLLSQFRTMAHKYLSSSDEFSHPPKRFKSDPDVCPTMPLLAMLLTGLKQIQDRIRCPGMRCCALANLADMLTVFALMEDDPQEVSATVYLDKLATVISVWNSDTQNPYHQQALAEKVKEAERDISLTSLARLPSETILVGFESLHSLLREWREELQATLSGSQGTSYDSYRLCDSLTSFSQHLKLYLDTTSLSKEERQVASELAECVGDFLRDTNRVLKNKGFEKDITASIAMAIIEQKMDRHMEMCYIFASERKWAFSDEWLACLANSRALFREPGLVLKLLEAVMDVSATDRAVLRPQIKQVINLILECHAHLSLPDKNKVLSGVLLSWGRKGLSEKLLGHLEGFQEDLNTTFNQLAQSASEQGLAKAIASVARLVILHPESTVKKVCSMAVVNLGTHRFLAQILTAFPALRFTEEQGPNPSTTFVVSCLKETVWTKFSTPREEKQFLELLRCLVSPVKPQGIPVAALLEPDEVLKEFVLPFLMLDVKEVDLSLRIFIQTLEANTCLEEYWLQTCSPFPLIFSLCQLLDGFSRYWQLPREKRCLSLDGKDLVIHILERLCEVVSANAENFSPDTWVKSLSWLHRKLELLDWTVGLRLQSFFGGHFKCEVPTTLFEICKLSEDKWTCQAHPRYGPGTGLLAWMECSSISSGISEQMLALLVVDVGNPEEVRLFSKGFLVALVQLMPWCSPQEWQCLHQLTRRLLETQLLHVPYSLEYIQFVPLLNLKPFAQELQLSVLLLRAFQFLCSQSCHDWLPVEGWSHVVKLLCNSLTNLLDSVRLTQSVGPWAQGQEQDLTQETLFFYTQVFCHVLHIMAMLHQEVCEPLYVLALEILTCYETLSKTNPSVSSLLQKVNEQHFLKSIAENVSPEERRQTLLQKISNF